Within the Canis aureus isolate CA01 chromosome 18, VMU_Caureus_v.1.0, whole genome shotgun sequence genome, the region TAGAAAAATTTGAATTGAGGAATAAGTCAAATCACACACACCAATATACATTGAAGtataagataaaaaaaagtcACGAGGTAGAGTCAAGGTCCAGAATGGTAGACTTAGTTGTATTTATGATGAAATAAgagttataaatatatgtaagcAGAAAAATAGggttatatataagaaatatatattatattattataataatataatatatatatttatatatcctcCACACCATGGAGGAGAATTATTGCCTATAGTGAGAGAAGGAAAAGTGGGTATACAGAGAGAGGTTGACTCATAATATTGGAGGAGCACTAGGGAAGCTTCCAATTATTATGGCTGTTGAGCTCTATCTATAGAGTTTCCTTTTACTCGGCCAGcatcagcttttatttttgtatttccatgaCAGTGTTTATTCTTTATCATTTCATGTGCATTCCACATACATTAGGTGACCAAAATGTGAATCAGTTCTTTTCAGCCAAAAGAGTCTAAATAAAAGGCTAAGCAATAACTTGaatgttttataatgaaaaagaatgttATTTAAGTGCCTTAAAAATTTTCTCCCAAGAAAAACTTTATGTtgacatgaatatatttttagggCTCCAGTTAGTAGCATTAATATGCTGTAGAGTAGTGGGCCACAAACCTTGGTTGGTAAACAGGTTACATCAGAATTGCCTGGGCATATCTATAAAATAGACTTTGGGGGTCCATCTCCAGAGACTATATTCAGCCAATCTAGGATAAGCCCAGAAATCCacactttaaaaagtatttcccaGGCAATTTTTATGCATAattatgtttagaaaaaaattaggactTTAGATTTAGAAGGCAAGATTCAGGTCTAGATAAATAACCAATTCTTTTGTCTCTCCAAGtttatatttcctaatattttatacAGATAATAATATTCTCTACCAGGGTTGTTATGATCAGtaagaaataacacaaaatgcAAAGCAATTCTGGAATAGAAAATTAATTACCTGATTATTGGAATTTCTCTCAAAGGCATTAGTGCCTCTTTATAATCTTGGAATACTTGCCATGCCACAGCCCCATTCCAAGGAATTCCCAGACCATGGCATTATTACAAGAGTTTCCCATGCCAAAAGGCTCATTCCAAGGATTCTCATGCTCACAGACCTATGTCAAGAAATTCTCATACCAAAAATTTTCAAGGCAGTAGTACAAATTTGGTTACTCATGTATGAATAgtaataatagcaaaatattcTCCTTGTTCTTTAAttgtaaacttttattttatttttgtttgttttgttttgtttgagtaattttttttaatgatatcaaCATTATTTTCCACTGTTTAGTTCTCATTGTTAATGGAAATACAGGTTAATGATATAGGAATGGTTAAAACAAAACTATACCCATAAAATGAAACATGAAGCTGTTACAAGTGCAAAATTTTATacacataatttaaataaaaatatagcaaaaagtATATATACAGCATGATCTCCATAATGTTATAAATTACgccacacatatatatacttgtatatgcacatatgtgtatatggatttcttttttttatgagattTATGAGATTATTTATGAGatttatgagagactcagagagagacagagagagaggcagagacacaggcagagggagaagcaggctccatgcagggagcccaatgtgggactcgatcctgggtctccgggatcatgccctgtactgaaggcggcgctaaaccgctgaaccacctgggctgccctgtatatgGATTTCAAATGCCAAAAGAATGTATATGAAAATTTTACCTTGCATTCTATCAGGTTCACttattatatttctgtattttcccaattttctatattatgtattattttacaagttaaaaaacaattattaaaattatttttaaatttaaaaaatgaatatagtagAAGATATAAATGGCCCAACGGTATCAGACCTCAATATGGATGTATGTATCATGAATACCTATGTAATTCAGGTACTAGCATCAGTGAGACTTTCAACTTGGCTTTGGAAACAAGGGGTCATAGGGCTTCCCCAGTATGATGCAAAAACTCATTGGTCATGCTATCTAAAGAATAGGCTCCAGCTACACAATTGTCCAGAGCTCAGGCTGGAAACATAGTGAATACCAGTTTTTCCCAGTAGAGAGCTTAATTTTCCCTGACCCATAATAAGTGAAAGTGGCACAGCAAATTCCCAGAGTTGAGTGATATTAAATTGTAAATTGGGGGACCTCTGTTTAGATCACTTTAGGCTATTAGTAAGCCAAAtatgagataaattaaaaaataaatgttttgaccAATTAACAGGATAATTCAAGagatttgtgaaatatttttcagttgaCATTTTAGGGACATAATGAAGAAAGGTCATAGGGTATCATACATTATAGGGCAAACATCGTTTCTTATCACAAATTTCAGAATCTAAAGTTGGTATTAACAGTAatggaaagaaaaccaaataagaCTGTACCGGCTGTAGAGACAGAAGAGCCACATTTGAGTTCCAATTACACTATTGAGTGTAGCTGATGGACTTTAGGAATCTGTAATATTCTCTTCCAACCCTATTTATGCATGtgaaaatggagataattctACTGTCTATTTACAAAGTGATCTGAGGATGAAGTAAACAATTCTGTGTAAAACTATTTTGTAAAGTAAACAAAtcacacagggacacacacagacatatctaggtttggtatttttttttccacccttgCAACTTCTAATTCACCTGACAACAATTTATTTACAATTACAGTAACTAcacatctttttgtttgtttgtttaggagcCAGTGAAGGTTTCACAGATTCAAACATATCCTGAGATGTAAGACATTACAAAAATTATTGTCCTTTCCTAAAGCAAGATTATTTAAGATACTTAAGGAGCAGAATCCACTTAAATCTATCAATATATTTAGAAACTTTTACCTTAGATCTTTAAGTCATTTGCTGTTGCCATACCCCAGACAACATTCCAGTTCGAAGGAGTTAACATCCCAGTTGAGGGGTAAGACACCAGTTGAACATTTTCCTGCTGGGGCTTCAAAGTCAATGACCTCACTCAGATTCTCTTTGGGCATCAGTTTAACACTTCAGGGAgttgaaaaagatttattcatcttGTAAAACACAGAGACCCTGGATTGTGTGTGTCTATGCACATGCATGCTAGCTCAATTTGCATCTTATCATTAACAAACCTGAACTAGTAACTGAAATTGAAAGCAAAGTAGGACTTTAATCTGTATATCTGAATACATTGTCTTGACGTACATACACTTTCAgtatataatttgcattttaacaataaTTACACAAATGATGCTCTTTGAAAAATAGCTATGTTTACCCAAATAGCCAAATTTATTATACTATTCCAACTCTTCTCCTAAATCAATTTGATTTTGCTTATCAAAACCAGAAGATATGAGAAGACAGATAACAGATAATTTTTCCCTGATTTATAACGCAACTGGGACTCTACTGCAAGTactaattatttaaatgtgttactatcataatatttttaagatacaatCCCTGGAAAAAGAAATACCCTATTCCACCCCACTTCAGAATTAGTGCTTCACCTGTCCTGGGAATAGGAGATGAGAAGGAAATTGCCCAAAAGAGCACACAAAATACATAAGTAACCAAAAACAATCATAAGTCCATCGAGTCCATGTTAAAGAAATACACAATATTTTACATTGCTTCTCCTcttcattgattctttttgaaGCAGAGAAGTCTCCTGAAAGGTTGTTGGTATTTAGAATTACTCAGGAGGATTATAATTGAATGACCAGAGGGAAATGCTGCCATTATGTCCTTTACTACAAAGAAGCAATGACTTCCATAAGGAATACTGAATGTCATATTTGCCATGAAGGcagcaaaataagaaataaagaagcaaaagaatgTTATCActgtttttaatgcatttatatgGGCTTTTGTGCTGGCATTTCTAACACCATGAGATCCATTTTGCATCCGATGAGTGTGCTTATAGAGAGAAATGAATAACATAAAAGTGCACATCACAAATATGGCTAGAGGAAATAGTAATGCCAAGTTGACAAGCAGCATTTCACTAATTTGCCTTATCTTGGGTTCAGTCCTCTTCAATGTGGCATTCTTGAGGGCATCATCATCCACCTTTTTAGGGTAATCTGCTTCAATACACAGAGCTGCAATGCTCATGGAGGCCAGCAAACTTCCCAGAAGTAGCCAAGGCATTAACTTCGAGATCCTGAATTTCAGCCAAAGAAAACAGGATTGAGTGAAGCCTGCTATCTTGAGGCAGTAAAATACAGAAAGGCAGGTGGCAAACCAGAAACTGACAGAGCTAAAAAACATCCAAAAGAACAACATTGCTGTACCAAAAATGTTTACCTTATAAAAGAGTGGaaataacacagagaaaaaaCTTTGTATCATTAACACCATCAGCAGACCAAATCTCGACATCCCTATACATATGAAAAGGAGTTGCACTGGTGTTGGCTTTCTGCTTTTGATCAATTCTTTACAGTTGATGATGATAAGAAATCCATTTACTGTAATCCCTGTGATAAATTCTGCTGACATAACAATAACATGAGGAAGAGCTGACAAAAAGGAGATCATGTTTCCTACCATGAATCTTAGCTTTTTCTTGTGGATGGTGTTAAATATTGCCTCCGGATAATCTTGCAGAGAGGAACATACAGCCCTGAGAAATCCGATCTTCTTCAACTCCTGGATCATAAGTAGAATCTTGCACTAGAATTTTACCctaaagaagaaaactagagggactactttttttttaatctggttcttttcaaaagaaactgtggggtcacctgggtggctcagtgagttgggcatctgccttctgctcaggtcatgatctcacagtcctgggatcaagtccctggtggggcttcctgctcagtggggagcctgcttctccttctgcctgagcTCCCTCgattgtgctctctcactctctctcaaataaataaataaaatcttaaaaaaaaaaaaaaaagaaagaaactgtgggAATGCAAATCCAAAGATTTGAATGATGGTGAGGTCTTCCAATTACATTCTGGGGAAAATTGCCATATTGGTATTAATCAGTCTATCTCCTATTCAACTTTATCAAAAAATGTGATTATAAATATGTCCTATTTAGGTTAGTActatttcctttttgtcttttgttttttcctaatgaCAAATGATACATCCAGGATGGacaactattttttattattgccaCAAGTATCCAACCTCAGATGTGACTCTTTCCtcagtacatttttttcctaacaatAACTTCAAGACAGTTTAAGAAatttcctcctccccactccctacTCACCCCACCTGACAAAGGAAATTTCTTCTCTAGACTTGAAAATCATTTCCTGAGATGAAGAATTCATTTCTCTAAATGatctcttatatttttaaagtttactttgtaGAATTCTGACCTGAGTTTCAGCAAACTACAGTGATAAAGTAGTGCTTAACTAGCATAAGTAATTCTCATGCTGCCATCATCTAATGCTCATGCTGAAGAGCATCAGTTCAAAAGATTATTGCATCTCTTATTACAAAGAGATGTTCACATAACCTTACTGAATTTTAGTTACATCACATGTTAagtataaataaatcattaaactgcataaataaaatatggtgctCAAGCTGCTTAGCTTAGTGGTTAGGTCATGCTAAACACTTAACGAATGTTATCTACTATTAATACTATTAAATGTCTGTTTTCATACTGTGCTGACCCcggaaagaaaataatgattctattatgaaatattttcaatacaACACTTGAAATAgttttaataagaaataagacTTATCTATATGCTACTTACAAGAGATATACCTTAGGTGGAAGGACTTATCCAGACTGaaagggagccacccaggtgccccctagagTTTCTTTTGAATAGCACCAGAAAAAGGCATTTCTTACAAATGGAGCCAAAACA harbors:
- the LOC144288338 gene encoding taste receptor type 2 member 2-like, with protein sequence MISFLSALPHVIVMSAEFITGITVNGFLIIINCKELIKSRKPTPVQLLFICIGMSRFGLLMVLMIQSFFSVLFPLFYKVNIFGTAMLFFWMFFSSVSFWFATCLSVFYCLKIAGFTQSCFLWLKFRISKLMPWLLLGSLLASMSIAALCIEADYPKKVDDDALKNATLKRTEPKIRQISEMLLVNLALLFPLAIFVMCTFMLFISLYKHTHRMQNGSHGVRNASTKAHINALKTVITFFCFFISYFAAFMANMTFSIPYGSHCFFVVKDIMAAFPSGHSIIILLSNSKYQQPFRRLLCFKKNQ